From a region of the Mercurialis annua linkage group LG1-X, ddMerAnnu1.2, whole genome shotgun sequence genome:
- the LOC126683576 gene encoding origin of replication complex subunit 2-like encodes MEINDGDEEEFGFSRNYFLAKDLGSTSIKKSTRKISDIDLVDEQELREAAANIEPKHEKEIIALTNSYKKLYSRWVFELRCGFGLLMYGFGSKKVLIEDFASTALTEYPVVVINGYLQSINLKQVIIALAELWWDHLKTKRKISSSAVAKVQQPFSSRSMDDLLAVLDGSQGEENDSFLCVVIHNIDGPGLRDSESQQYLARIASCSHIRIVASIDHVNTPLLWDKKMVHTQFNWYWYHVPTFAPYKVEGMFFPLILAHSSTAQSAKTAAIVLQSLTPNAQSVFKILAEYQLSHPEEEGMPLDNLYTVSRERFLVSSQVTLNSHLTEFKDHELVKTRRRNDGQDCLYIPLTVDALEKLLSEISQ; translated from the exons TAACGACGGCGATGAAGAGGAATTCGGATTTTCCAGGAATTACTTTCTTGCCAAAGATTTGGGCAGCACTTCCATTAAGAAATCAACCCGCAAGATCTCCGACATTGATCTTGTCGACGAACAG GAGCTGAGAGAAGCTGCGGCTAATATCGAACCGAAGCATGAAAAGGAGATTATTGCCCTTACTAACAGTTATAAGAAGTTATATTCCAGATGGGTTTTTGAGCTTAG GTGTGGTTTTGGCCTTCTAATGTATGGATTTGGATCTAAAAAAGTCTTAATTGAAGATTTTGCTTCTACAGCGTTAACGGAGTATCCTGTGGTTGTAATCAATGGGTATCTTCAGTCAATTAATCTAAAACAG GTCATAATTGCTTTAGCAGAACTCTGGTGGGATCATTTGAAAACCAAGAGAAAAATTTCATCCAGTGCTGTGGCTAAAGTTCAACAGCCATTTAGTTCTCGGTCCATGGATGATCTTCTTGCAGTCTTGGATGGATCACAAGGGGAGGAAAATGATTCTTTTTTATGTGTTGTCATTCATAACATCGATGGACCTGGGTTAAGAGACTCTGAAAGCCAGCAATATCTTGCACGAATAGCTTCTTGTTCGCATATCCGTATCGTTGCGTCTATTGACCATGTTAATACACCCCTAC TGTGGGATAAGAAAATGGTTCACACACAGTTCAACTGGTATTGGTATCACGTTCCTACATTCGCACCATATAAGGTCGAAGGAATGTTCTTCCCTTTGATCCTTGCTCACAGCAGCACAGCTCAAAGTGCCAAGACAGCTGCAATAGTTTTACAGAGTTTGACTCCAAATGCGCAGAGCGTATTCAAAATTCTTGCAGAATATCAACTGTCTCATCCTGAAGAAGAAG GCATGCCTCTGGATAATCTGTATACAGTCTCTCGGGAGCGTTTCCTTGTGAGTAGCCAGGTGACACTGAACTCCCATTTGACAGAATTCAAAGATCATGAGTTGGTGAAGACGAGAAGGCGTAATGATGGCCAAGATTGCTTGTACATTCCTCTTACAGTTGATGCTCTTGAAAAGCTGCTTTCTGAAATCAGTCAATGA
- the LOC126683540 gene encoding kinetochore-associated protein KNL-2 homolog isoform X3, which produces MDSDTSYFQKTVTLRDWWLVISDGDKFKKGLAVSGFTCTGKKQAMRVFHSAAITKRFDAFTVETADGIIVVFQGFINKLRTAENGFSSEVFKHFLFGFPPCWEECAGKWAKQARAEENDVGNIENNATENRQPSSSSPKYADSLMKDKGVVEVGSSSNHAVEPSERSDDHESNKKSKESIEKSINEQSAFVTSVIIENDASKESLILESADMRNPDASIQSKKSEKMRKQIQGNKRDLICELTNVSTASLSQDPKAVLGCVNEEEVGCDDSVLTPTVGDSGTLEQCLFSSEDTAVQAVIGMNDVTQSPIKRRSEDAIPSNSDCRRRSRRMANLNNSKNHKPVSGCSVKHQKNDPTPDLINRQQKRRLKNCSHPTLEEEPESPQVFNNFLFGFPPCGEEGAGKWVKQARTKENDIGNVENNTTENLQSLSSCPKNADSLMEDNGVVKVGPSSNHAVESSERLDDYESNKKSKESIEKSRNEQSAPLTSVAIENDTLKEGSLHENADMSNPNASIQSKKSEKMIKQIQGNKYEIICGLTNVSTASLSQDPRAVLGCVNEEEVRCDNSVLSPTVAEMNDVTQSAIKRRSEDAIPSNSDCLRRSRRMANLNNSKNHEPVSGCSLKHKKDEATPDLINHLQKRGLKNCSRPSLGKEPESPQVILKTARRSTIMSENCRKKVEQLSVKRGGLSVEKTRRKSIHDAHKSTDEKIFLSPESLNLKRSRSGRLLLPTLDFWRNQIPLYDADRNISGILEEKPSRGSKSEPQKKQKRR; this is translated from the exons ATGGATTCCGATACttcttattttcaaaaaacG GTGACGCTTCGAGACTGGTGGTTAGTAATATCCGACGGTGACAAATTCAAAAAGGGCCTTGCTGTTTCCGGTTTTACTTGTACAGG GAAAAAACAAGCAATGCGTGTGTTTCATTCTGCGGCTATTACTAAAAGATTTGATGCTTTTACTGTTGAGACGGCTGATGGTATAATTGTTGTTTTTCAAGGCTTTATTAATAAGCTGCGAACTGCCGAAAATGGATTTTCGTCTGAG GTTTTCAAGCACTTCTTGTTTGGATTTCCACCTTGTTGGGAAGAATGTGCTGGCAAATGGGCCAAACAAGCCAGAGCAGAAGAAAATGATGTTggtaatatagaaaataatGCAACAGAGAACCGTCAACCCTCATCAAGTTCTCCTAAATATGCTGATAGTTTAATGAAGGATAAGGGAGTGGTGGAAGTAGGATCTTCGAGCAATCATGCAGTAGAACCTTCTGAGAGGTCAGATGATCATGAAAGCAACAAGAAAAGCAAGGAGTCCATTGAAAAATCAATAAATGAACAGTCAGCTTTTGTAACAAGTGTCATCATTGAGAATGATGCATCAAAAGAAAGTTTAATACTTGAGAGTGCTGATATGAGGAATCCTGATGCCTCCATTCAGtcaaaaaaatcagaaaagatGAGAAAACAAATTCAGGGAAACAAGCGCGACCTAATTTGTGAActtacaaatgtttcaactgCTTCTTTATCTCAAGATCCTAAGGCTGTATTAGGATGTGTTAATGAGGAAGAAGTAGGATGTGATGACTCTGTACTGACACCTACTGTCGGAGATTCTGGTACTTTAGAACAATGTTTGTTTAGTTCTGAGGATACTGCAGTGCAGGCTGTCATAGGAATGAATGATGTCACTCAATCTCCAATAAAAAGGAGATCAGAGGATGCAATTCCCAGTAATTCTGATTGCCGAAGACGAAGCAGGCGCATGGCGAATTTGAATAACAGCAAGAACCACAAACCTGTGTCTGGATGTTCTGTGAAGCACCAGAAAAATGATCCGACTCCAGACCTTATCAACCGCCAACAGAAAAGAAGACTGAAGAACTGTTCCCATCCAACTCTTGAGGAAGAACCCGAATCGCCACAG GTTTTCAATAATTTCTTGTTTGGATTTCCACCTTGTGGGGAAGAAGGTGCTGGGAAATGGGTTAAACAAGCCAGAACAAAAGAAAATGATATCGGTAATGTAGAGAATAATACAACAGAGAACCTTCAATCTTTATCAAGTTGTCCTAAAAATGCTGATAGTTTAATGGAGGATAACGGAGTGGTAAAAGTAGGACCTTCGAGCAATCATGCAGTAGAATCTTCTGAGAGGTTAGATGATTATGAAAGCAACAAGAAAAGCAAGGAGTCCATTGAAAAGTCAAGAAATGAACAGTCAGCTCCTTTAACAAGTGTCGCCATCGAGAATGATACATTAAAAGAAGGTTCATTACATGAAAATGCTGATATGAGCAATCCTAATGCCTCCATTCAGTCAAAGAAATCCGAGAAGATGATAAAGCAAATTCAGGGAAACAAGTACGAGATAATTTGTGGActtacaaatgtttcaactgCTTCTTTGTCTCAAGATCCTAGGGCTGTATTAGGATGTGTTAATGAGGAAGAAGTAAGATGTGATAATTCTGTACTATCACCTACTGTTGCAGAAATGAATGATGTTACCCAATCTGCAATAAAAAGGAGATCAGAGGATGCTATTCCCAGTAATTCTGATTGCCTAAGGCGGAGCAGGCGCATGGCGAATTTGAATAACAGCAAGAACCATGAACCTGTGTCTGGATGCTCTTTGAAGCACAAAAAAGATGAGGCTACACCAGACCTTATCAACCACCTGCAGAAAAGAGGATTGAAGAATTGTTCCCGTCCAAGTCTTGGAAAAGAACCTGAATCGCCACAGGTTATTCTTAAAACTGCGAGAAGGTCAACAATTATGTCTGAGAATTGCAGGAAAAAAGTTGAACAATTATCAGTCAAGCGAGGAGGTTTGTCCGTAGAGAAAACCAGAAGGAAGAGTATTCATGATGCTCAT AAAAGCACAGATGAAAAGATTTTTCTCTCTCCTGAATCCTTGAATCTTAAAAGATCTAGATCAG GGAGATTACTATTACCTACTCTGGATTTCTGGCGCAACCAAATTCCATTATATGATGCG GATCGTAATATCTCTGGAATTCTGGAAGAAAAACCATCTAGAG GGAGTAAATCCGAGCCTCAGAAGAAGCAAAAGCGAAGATGA
- the LOC126665957 gene encoding uncharacterized protein LOC126665957 isoform X1, translating into MSAGVCGKRVGFEELFGSSSPPSKRSRCSGFGSPTRSPDLGSGSDDTLFTLLQMFPSLDPQLVRTAHRNYHDKIDDAIDSLKNVSFGDVAEINKLQNFESAAIRNCDAAPAPTATTSFSGIQVTEQEVEHTKASEFENMVDGSKWVDLFVQEMMNATDLDDARMRTAQILEAFERSLTAHSRASEQVELASLKEHLQSLLNDNQILKRAVYIQHERNLEQEEKTKEVQNLKVLLNQYHEQIRSLELNNYALKLHLQRAQPNITFHGHFNPDLC; encoded by the exons ATGTCAGCCGGAGTTTGTGGGAAGAGAGTTGGGTTTGAGGAATTATTTGGTTCTTCATCACCACCGTCCAAGAGATCCAGATGTTCTGGTTTCGGATCACCTACCCGATCCCCTGATCTCGGGTCTGGATCCGATGATACCCTTTTCACTTTGCTACAAATGTTCCCTTCTTTGGATCCTCAG TTGGTGAGAACTGCTCATAGGAACTACCACGATAAAATCGATGATGCCATCGACTCTTTAAAGAATGTTTCGTTTGGTGATGTTGcggaaataaataaattacagaaCTTTGAGTCTGCTGCAATTCGGAATTGTGATGCTGCTCCTGCTCCCACCGCAACCACAT CCTTTTCAGGTATTCAAGTGACAGAACAAGAGGTCGAACATACGAAAGCTAGTGAGTTTGAAAATATGGTAGATGGCTCCAAATGGGTGGATTTGTTTGTGCAAGAAATGATGAATGCAACAGATCTTGATGATGCGAGGATGCGTACTGCTCAAATTTTAGAAGCTTTTGAAAGAAGTTTAACTGCTCATTCCCGTGCATCGGAGCAG GTGGAGCTTGCTTCACTCAAGGAACATCTGCAGAGTTTGTTAAATGACAACCAGATCTTGAAGAGAGCTGTTTACATCCAGCATGAACGTAATTTGGAGCAAGAAGAGAAGACAAAGGAAGTGCAAAACTTAAAGGTTCTGCTAAATCAGTACCACGAGCAAATCCGAAGCTTAGAG CTGAACAACTACGCCTTGAAACTGCATCTCCAAAGAGCACAACCGAATATTACATTTCACGGCCACTTCAATCCGGATTTATGTTAA
- the LOC126683540 gene encoding kinetochore-associated protein KNL-2 homolog isoform X2 — protein MDSDTSYFQKTVTLRDWWLVISDGDKFKKGLAVSGFTCTGKKQAMRVFHSAAITKRFDAFTVETADGIIVVFQGFINKLRTAENGFSSEVFKHFLFGFPPCWEECAGKWAKQARAEENDVGNIENNATENRQPSSSSPKYADSLMKDKGVVEVGSSSNHAVEPSERSDDHESNKKSKESIEKSINEQSAFVTSVIIENDASKESLILESADMRNPDASIQSKKSEKMRKQIQGNKRDLICELTNVSTASLSQDPKAVLGCVNEEEVGCDDSVLTPTVGDSGTLEQCLFSSEDTAVQAVIGMNDVTQSPIKRRSEDAIPSNSDCRRRSRRMANLNNSKNHKPVSGCSVKHQKNDPTPDLINRQQKRRLKNCSHPTLEEEPESPQVFNNFLFGFPPCGEEGAGKWVKQARTKENDIGNVENNTTENLQSLSSCPKNADSLMEDNGVVKVGPSSNHAVESSERLDDYESNKKSKESIEKSRNEQSAPLTSVAIENDTLKEGSLHENADMSNPNASIQSKKSEKMIKQIQGNKYEIICGLTNVSTASLSQDPRAVLGCVNEEEVRCDNSVLSPTVAEMNDVTQSAIKRRSEDAIPSNSDCLRRSRRMANLNNSKNHEPVSGCSLKHKKDEATPDLINHLQKRGLKNCSRPSLGKEPESPQVILKTARRSTIMSENCRKKVEQLSVKRGGLSVEKTRRKSIHDAHKSTDEKIFLSPESLNLKRSRSGRLLLPTLDFWRNQIPLYDAGTRRTTCSTHRVESYDRNISGILEEKPSRGSKSEPQKKQKRR, from the exons ATGGATTCCGATACttcttattttcaaaaaacG GTGACGCTTCGAGACTGGTGGTTAGTAATATCCGACGGTGACAAATTCAAAAAGGGCCTTGCTGTTTCCGGTTTTACTTGTACAGG GAAAAAACAAGCAATGCGTGTGTTTCATTCTGCGGCTATTACTAAAAGATTTGATGCTTTTACTGTTGAGACGGCTGATGGTATAATTGTTGTTTTTCAAGGCTTTATTAATAAGCTGCGAACTGCCGAAAATGGATTTTCGTCTGAG GTTTTCAAGCACTTCTTGTTTGGATTTCCACCTTGTTGGGAAGAATGTGCTGGCAAATGGGCCAAACAAGCCAGAGCAGAAGAAAATGATGTTggtaatatagaaaataatGCAACAGAGAACCGTCAACCCTCATCAAGTTCTCCTAAATATGCTGATAGTTTAATGAAGGATAAGGGAGTGGTGGAAGTAGGATCTTCGAGCAATCATGCAGTAGAACCTTCTGAGAGGTCAGATGATCATGAAAGCAACAAGAAAAGCAAGGAGTCCATTGAAAAATCAATAAATGAACAGTCAGCTTTTGTAACAAGTGTCATCATTGAGAATGATGCATCAAAAGAAAGTTTAATACTTGAGAGTGCTGATATGAGGAATCCTGATGCCTCCATTCAGtcaaaaaaatcagaaaagatGAGAAAACAAATTCAGGGAAACAAGCGCGACCTAATTTGTGAActtacaaatgtttcaactgCTTCTTTATCTCAAGATCCTAAGGCTGTATTAGGATGTGTTAATGAGGAAGAAGTAGGATGTGATGACTCTGTACTGACACCTACTGTCGGAGATTCTGGTACTTTAGAACAATGTTTGTTTAGTTCTGAGGATACTGCAGTGCAGGCTGTCATAGGAATGAATGATGTCACTCAATCTCCAATAAAAAGGAGATCAGAGGATGCAATTCCCAGTAATTCTGATTGCCGAAGACGAAGCAGGCGCATGGCGAATTTGAATAACAGCAAGAACCACAAACCTGTGTCTGGATGTTCTGTGAAGCACCAGAAAAATGATCCGACTCCAGACCTTATCAACCGCCAACAGAAAAGAAGACTGAAGAACTGTTCCCATCCAACTCTTGAGGAAGAACCCGAATCGCCACAG GTTTTCAATAATTTCTTGTTTGGATTTCCACCTTGTGGGGAAGAAGGTGCTGGGAAATGGGTTAAACAAGCCAGAACAAAAGAAAATGATATCGGTAATGTAGAGAATAATACAACAGAGAACCTTCAATCTTTATCAAGTTGTCCTAAAAATGCTGATAGTTTAATGGAGGATAACGGAGTGGTAAAAGTAGGACCTTCGAGCAATCATGCAGTAGAATCTTCTGAGAGGTTAGATGATTATGAAAGCAACAAGAAAAGCAAGGAGTCCATTGAAAAGTCAAGAAATGAACAGTCAGCTCCTTTAACAAGTGTCGCCATCGAGAATGATACATTAAAAGAAGGTTCATTACATGAAAATGCTGATATGAGCAATCCTAATGCCTCCATTCAGTCAAAGAAATCCGAGAAGATGATAAAGCAAATTCAGGGAAACAAGTACGAGATAATTTGTGGActtacaaatgtttcaactgCTTCTTTGTCTCAAGATCCTAGGGCTGTATTAGGATGTGTTAATGAGGAAGAAGTAAGATGTGATAATTCTGTACTATCACCTACTGTTGCAGAAATGAATGATGTTACCCAATCTGCAATAAAAAGGAGATCAGAGGATGCTATTCCCAGTAATTCTGATTGCCTAAGGCGGAGCAGGCGCATGGCGAATTTGAATAACAGCAAGAACCATGAACCTGTGTCTGGATGCTCTTTGAAGCACAAAAAAGATGAGGCTACACCAGACCTTATCAACCACCTGCAGAAAAGAGGATTGAAGAATTGTTCCCGTCCAAGTCTTGGAAAAGAACCTGAATCGCCACAGGTTATTCTTAAAACTGCGAGAAGGTCAACAATTATGTCTGAGAATTGCAGGAAAAAAGTTGAACAATTATCAGTCAAGCGAGGAGGTTTGTCCGTAGAGAAAACCAGAAGGAAGAGTATTCATGATGCTCAT AAAAGCACAGATGAAAAGATTTTTCTCTCTCCTGAATCCTTGAATCTTAAAAGATCTAGATCAG GGAGATTACTATTACCTACTCTGGATTTCTGGCGCAACCAAATTCCATTATATGATGCG GGGACAAGGAGGACAACCTGCTCAACACACAGAGTGGAGTCTTAT GATCGTAATATCTCTGGAATTCTGGAAGAAAAACCATCTAGAG GGAGTAAATCCGAGCCTCAGAAGAAGCAAAAGCGAAGATGA
- the LOC126665957 gene encoding uncharacterized protein LOC126665957 isoform X2, producing MSAGVCGKRVGFEELFGSSSPPSKRSRCSGFGSPTRSPDLGSGSDDTLFTLLQMFPSLDPQLVRTAHRNYHDKIDDAIDSLKNVSFGDVAEINKLQNFESAAIRNCDAAPAPTATTCIQVTEQEVEHTKASEFENMVDGSKWVDLFVQEMMNATDLDDARMRTAQILEAFERSLTAHSRASEQVELASLKEHLQSLLNDNQILKRAVYIQHERNLEQEEKTKEVQNLKVLLNQYHEQIRSLELNNYALKLHLQRAQPNITFHGHFNPDLC from the exons ATGTCAGCCGGAGTTTGTGGGAAGAGAGTTGGGTTTGAGGAATTATTTGGTTCTTCATCACCACCGTCCAAGAGATCCAGATGTTCTGGTTTCGGATCACCTACCCGATCCCCTGATCTCGGGTCTGGATCCGATGATACCCTTTTCACTTTGCTACAAATGTTCCCTTCTTTGGATCCTCAG TTGGTGAGAACTGCTCATAGGAACTACCACGATAAAATCGATGATGCCATCGACTCTTTAAAGAATGTTTCGTTTGGTGATGTTGcggaaataaataaattacagaaCTTTGAGTCTGCTGCAATTCGGAATTGTGATGCTGCTCCTGCTCCCACCGCAACCACAT GTATTCAAGTGACAGAACAAGAGGTCGAACATACGAAAGCTAGTGAGTTTGAAAATATGGTAGATGGCTCCAAATGGGTGGATTTGTTTGTGCAAGAAATGATGAATGCAACAGATCTTGATGATGCGAGGATGCGTACTGCTCAAATTTTAGAAGCTTTTGAAAGAAGTTTAACTGCTCATTCCCGTGCATCGGAGCAG GTGGAGCTTGCTTCACTCAAGGAACATCTGCAGAGTTTGTTAAATGACAACCAGATCTTGAAGAGAGCTGTTTACATCCAGCATGAACGTAATTTGGAGCAAGAAGAGAAGACAAAGGAAGTGCAAAACTTAAAGGTTCTGCTAAATCAGTACCACGAGCAAATCCGAAGCTTAGAG CTGAACAACTACGCCTTGAAACTGCATCTCCAAAGAGCACAACCGAATATTACATTTCACGGCCACTTCAATCCGGATTTATGTTAA
- the LOC126683540 gene encoding kinetochore-associated protein KNL-2 homolog isoform X1: protein MDSDTSYFQKTVTLRDWWLVISDGDKFKKGLAVSGFTCTGKKQAMRVFHSAAITKRFDAFTVETADGIIVVFQGFINKLRTAENGFSSEVFKHFLFGFPPCWEECAGKWAKQARAEENDVGNIENNATENRQPSSSSPKYADSLMKDKGVVEVGSSSNHAVEPSERSDDHESNKKSKESIEKSINEQSAFVTSVIIENDASKESLILESADMRNPDASIQSKKSEKMRKQIQGNKRDLICELTNVSTASLSQDPKAVLGCVNEEEVGCDDSVLTPTVGDSGTLEQCLFSSEDTAVQAVIGMNDVTQSPIKRRSEDAIPSNSDCRRRSRRMANLNNSKNHKPVSGCSVKHQKNDPTPDLINRQQKRRLKNCSHPTLEEEPESPQVFNNFLFGFPPCGEEGAGKWVKQARTKENDIGNVENNTTENLQSLSSCPKNADSLMEDNGVVKVGPSSNHAVESSERLDDYESNKKSKESIEKSRNEQSAPLTSVAIENDTLKEGSLHENADMSNPNASIQSKKSEKMIKQIQGNKYEIICGLTNVSTASLSQDPRAVLGCVNEEEVRCDNSVLSPTVAEMNDVTQSAIKRRSEDAIPSNSDCLRRSRRMANLNNSKNHEPVSGCSLKHKKDEATPDLINHLQKRGLKNCSRPSLGKEPESPQVILKTARRSTIMSENCRKKVEQLSVKRGGLSVEKTRRKSIHDAHKSTDEKIFLSPESLNLKRSRSGRLLLPTLDFWRNQIPLYDATRGQGGQPAQHTEWSLMIVISLEFWKKNHLEGVNPSLRRSKSEDDNSHNRRLQ, encoded by the exons ATGGATTCCGATACttcttattttcaaaaaacG GTGACGCTTCGAGACTGGTGGTTAGTAATATCCGACGGTGACAAATTCAAAAAGGGCCTTGCTGTTTCCGGTTTTACTTGTACAGG GAAAAAACAAGCAATGCGTGTGTTTCATTCTGCGGCTATTACTAAAAGATTTGATGCTTTTACTGTTGAGACGGCTGATGGTATAATTGTTGTTTTTCAAGGCTTTATTAATAAGCTGCGAACTGCCGAAAATGGATTTTCGTCTGAG GTTTTCAAGCACTTCTTGTTTGGATTTCCACCTTGTTGGGAAGAATGTGCTGGCAAATGGGCCAAACAAGCCAGAGCAGAAGAAAATGATGTTggtaatatagaaaataatGCAACAGAGAACCGTCAACCCTCATCAAGTTCTCCTAAATATGCTGATAGTTTAATGAAGGATAAGGGAGTGGTGGAAGTAGGATCTTCGAGCAATCATGCAGTAGAACCTTCTGAGAGGTCAGATGATCATGAAAGCAACAAGAAAAGCAAGGAGTCCATTGAAAAATCAATAAATGAACAGTCAGCTTTTGTAACAAGTGTCATCATTGAGAATGATGCATCAAAAGAAAGTTTAATACTTGAGAGTGCTGATATGAGGAATCCTGATGCCTCCATTCAGtcaaaaaaatcagaaaagatGAGAAAACAAATTCAGGGAAACAAGCGCGACCTAATTTGTGAActtacaaatgtttcaactgCTTCTTTATCTCAAGATCCTAAGGCTGTATTAGGATGTGTTAATGAGGAAGAAGTAGGATGTGATGACTCTGTACTGACACCTACTGTCGGAGATTCTGGTACTTTAGAACAATGTTTGTTTAGTTCTGAGGATACTGCAGTGCAGGCTGTCATAGGAATGAATGATGTCACTCAATCTCCAATAAAAAGGAGATCAGAGGATGCAATTCCCAGTAATTCTGATTGCCGAAGACGAAGCAGGCGCATGGCGAATTTGAATAACAGCAAGAACCACAAACCTGTGTCTGGATGTTCTGTGAAGCACCAGAAAAATGATCCGACTCCAGACCTTATCAACCGCCAACAGAAAAGAAGACTGAAGAACTGTTCCCATCCAACTCTTGAGGAAGAACCCGAATCGCCACAG GTTTTCAATAATTTCTTGTTTGGATTTCCACCTTGTGGGGAAGAAGGTGCTGGGAAATGGGTTAAACAAGCCAGAACAAAAGAAAATGATATCGGTAATGTAGAGAATAATACAACAGAGAACCTTCAATCTTTATCAAGTTGTCCTAAAAATGCTGATAGTTTAATGGAGGATAACGGAGTGGTAAAAGTAGGACCTTCGAGCAATCATGCAGTAGAATCTTCTGAGAGGTTAGATGATTATGAAAGCAACAAGAAAAGCAAGGAGTCCATTGAAAAGTCAAGAAATGAACAGTCAGCTCCTTTAACAAGTGTCGCCATCGAGAATGATACATTAAAAGAAGGTTCATTACATGAAAATGCTGATATGAGCAATCCTAATGCCTCCATTCAGTCAAAGAAATCCGAGAAGATGATAAAGCAAATTCAGGGAAACAAGTACGAGATAATTTGTGGActtacaaatgtttcaactgCTTCTTTGTCTCAAGATCCTAGGGCTGTATTAGGATGTGTTAATGAGGAAGAAGTAAGATGTGATAATTCTGTACTATCACCTACTGTTGCAGAAATGAATGATGTTACCCAATCTGCAATAAAAAGGAGATCAGAGGATGCTATTCCCAGTAATTCTGATTGCCTAAGGCGGAGCAGGCGCATGGCGAATTTGAATAACAGCAAGAACCATGAACCTGTGTCTGGATGCTCTTTGAAGCACAAAAAAGATGAGGCTACACCAGACCTTATCAACCACCTGCAGAAAAGAGGATTGAAGAATTGTTCCCGTCCAAGTCTTGGAAAAGAACCTGAATCGCCACAGGTTATTCTTAAAACTGCGAGAAGGTCAACAATTATGTCTGAGAATTGCAGGAAAAAAGTTGAACAATTATCAGTCAAGCGAGGAGGTTTGTCCGTAGAGAAAACCAGAAGGAAGAGTATTCATGATGCTCAT AAAAGCACAGATGAAAAGATTTTTCTCTCTCCTGAATCCTTGAATCTTAAAAGATCTAGATCAG GGAGATTACTATTACCTACTCTGGATTTCTGGCGCAACCAAATTCCATTATATGATGCG ACCAGGGGACAAGGAGGACAACCTGCTCAACACACAGAGTGGAGTCTTAT GATCGTAATATCTCTGGAATTCTGGAAGAAAAACCATCTAGAG GGAGTAAATCCGAGCCTCAGAAGAAGCAAAAGCGAAGATGATAATTCACACAACCGCCGATTACAGTAG